From the Salvelinus namaycush isolate Seneca unplaced genomic scaffold, SaNama_1.0 Scaffold249, whole genome shotgun sequence genome, one window contains:
- the fbp1a gene encoding fructose-1,6-bisphosphatase 1a: MSDRGSFDTNVVTLTRFVLEEGRKAKGTGELTTLLNSMCTAVKAISTAVRKAGIANLYGIAGSTNVTGDQVKKLDILSNNLVINMIKSSFTSCVLVSEEDDTAIIVEPDRQGKYIVCFDPLDGSSNIDCLASIGTIFAVFRKTTEDDPCENDALQPGRNIVAAGYALYGSATMMVLSTGQGVNCFMLDPAIGEFILVDRDLKIKPKGNIYSLNEGYAKYFDPAVTEYLQKKKFPEDGSAPYGARYVGSMVADVHRTLVYGGIFLYPANVKSPKGKLRLLYECNPMAFIIEQAGGMATTGSQNVLDIQPIDIHQRVPVVLGSPSDVQEYLDIYQKHHANNGN, encoded by the exons ATGTCTGACCGAGGCTCTTTTGATACCAACGTGGTGACTTTAACCCGGTTTGTGCTGGAGGAAGGGAGGAAAGCGAAGGGGACAGGGGAGCTCACTACCCTGCTCAACTCGATGTGCACGGCCGTCAAAGCCATCTCCACAGCGGTGAGGAAAGCTGGCATCGCCAACTT GTATGGCATAGCGGGCAGCACCAATGTGACGGGGGaccaggtgaagaagctggacaTCCTGTCTAACAACCTGGTTATCAACATGATCAAATCCTCCTTCACATCCTGTGTCCTAGTGTCAGAGGAGGATGACACAGCCATCATAGTAgaaccagacagacag GGTAAATACATTGTGTGTTTTGACCCTCTGGATGGTTCCTCCAACATCGACTGCTTGGCTTCCATCGGCACCATCTTTGCCGTCTTTAGAAAG ACGACAGAGGATGACCCGTGTGAGAACGACGCGCTGCAGCCCGGTAGGAATATCGTTGCCGCCGGATACGCCCTCTATGGCAGTGCCACCATGATGGTACTGTCCACTGGGCAGGGGGTCAACTGCTTCATGTTGGACCCG GCCATAGGTGAATTCATTCTGGTGGACAGAGATCTAAAGATCAAACCGAAAGGGAATATCTACAGTCTGAATGAAGGATACGCCAAATACTTTGACCCCGCTGTCACGGAGTACCTACAAAAGAAGAAGTTCCCCGAG GATGGCAGTGCCCCGTACGGTGCCCGCTATGTGGGTTCTATGGTAGCAGACGTCCACAGGACCCTGGTCTACGGAGGAATCTTCCTCTACCCTGCTAACGTCAAGAGCCCCAAGGGAAAG CTGCGTCTGCTGTACGAGTGCAACCCCATGGCGTTCATCATCGAGCAGGCGGGCGGTATGGCAACCACAGGAAGTCAGAACGTCCTGGACATCCAGCCAATCGACATCCACCAGAGAGTTCCCGTGGTGCTGGGGTCACCTAGCGACGTCCAGGAGTACCTGGATATATATCAAAAACACCATGCCAACAATGGcaactag